A window of Butyrivibrio sp. AE3004 genomic DNA:
TATGAAATCTACTTCCAATGCCTTTTGAGCATAGATATATTTTCCATTAGCATCACGTCTGTTAGTCTTTTCATTAACATTAACTTCACCAATATCTACGTTGAACCCCCTATATCGGAGTTCGTTATAAATTACATTTTCCATAATATGGGTCTCTTCAATCTGTCTGAAATTGAGCCTGGCATTTCTGACACCTATATCTTCAAAGTAAATCTTAAATGGTGAACCAATATACTTTCTACCCTTAATGTTATATTTCTTTGCCTTTGACACAACAAATGCATTCTCAAAATAACCTACAAAATTTGAAACTGTATCGTCAGTAATATCCTTATTTACAACACTTTTAAAGGTGTTTGTAATCTTACTCGTATTGACAGGCGCTCCTATCATAGATGCAAGTACATCAAACGTATCTGCCAATTCCGTCTTTTTCTTAATCTTGTTATGGGAAATAATATCTTTGATATATGTTTCTTCACATAAGGATTTAAGATAAGCGGATTTTTCGTCATCACTCGACATCTGTGCCACAAGAGGAATTCCACCGGTAATTATGTACTCTTTCCATGCCACCTGTGGGTCACCCTCATATCCCTGCATATATTCTGAAAAAGAAAGAGGCAGTACATGTACCACAGAACCACGTCCCTTAAATTCTGTTGCAATATCAGAAGAAAGGAATCTTGAATTAGAGCCGGTTACATACACATCAAAATTCTGGTGGCGTAACAAACTATTCAATGTTCCGATGAACCCATCAAGAAGTTGGACTTCATCAAGAAGAAGGAAGAAATCGTCTGAATCATTTGTCTTATCTTTGATATAAGCCCTAAATTTTTTGGCATTAACAAAGTAAATATCATTATCCTGTCTGAACTTAGTATCTTCTTCCGGATAATACGC
This region includes:
- a CDS encoding ATP-binding protein translates to MKYNRDVYLERLIDRKNNGLIKVITGARRAGKSYLMNELYYKHLLNSGVSSTNIIRFAFDSDEDIDLLDAYYPEEDTKFRQDNDIYFVNAKKFRAYIKDKTNDSDDFFLLLDEVQLLDGFIGTLNSLLRHQNFDVYVTGSNSRFLSSDIATEFKGRGSVVHVLPLSFSEYMQGYEGDPQVAWKEYIITGGIPLVAQMSSDDEKSAYLKSLCEETYIKDIISHNKIKKKTELADTFDVLASMIGAPVNTSKITNTFKSVVNKDITDDTVSNFVGYFENAFVVSKAKKYNIKGRKYIGSPFKIYFEDIGVRNARLNFRQIEETHIMENVIYNELRYRGFNVDIGEVNVNEKTNRRDANGKYIYAQKALEVDFIATKGPQKLYIQSALSMEEPDKQLQEKKSLYYIDDSFKKIVVAKTGLKPSYDDKGVITIDLFDFLLGKEV